GCGTCCCATCCGACGACGCCGGGCAACGAACGTCCGGAAATCGAGTGGTCGAGCGTTCGCTTTCTGGACGGAATACAACCTTATATCGATATTATCCGATTGTAAATCGGACGACCGTCTACCGAAAACCCAGTATTCTATAGAATATCAACACTTACTCTTATGTACTGCTTTGCCGTCACACTATATCGTGACCGAACACACGAAACCAGAAGAATTCGAGATATTCCTGAACAGTCGTCCAGACGATTTGGTGGTAATGCCGACGGAGGGAGAGTCGTGATAGACGCACTCATGCAGGTGGACCCCAACCCGATAGCCAGCGGGGTCAACCACGTCTGGGTCCTGACCGTGACCTTCCTCATCTTCTTCATGCACGCGGGCTTCGCCATGCTGGAGGCCGGGCAGGTCCGGTCAAAGAACGTCGCCAACCAGTTGACCAAGAACATGCTGACGTGGAGCGTCGGCGTGCTGGTCTACTTCCTCATCGGCGCGGGCATCTCGTCGGTCGTCGGCGGGAGCGCCGACCCCTTCGCCTACGTCTCGGGCGGGTCGGACTCGTGGATCGGCTGGCTCTTCGGCGCGGTGTTCGCCATGACGGCGGCGACTATCGTCTCGGGCGCGGTCGCCGGTCGCGCGAAGCTCCGGGCCTACGTGACCTACACCGTCCTGCTGTCGGCAGTCATCTACCCGGTCGTCACCGGCGTTACGTGGGCTGGCGGCTTCCTGACCGAAATCGGACCGGGCTTTCAGGACTTCGCGGGCGGCATGATCGTCCACGGGATGGGCGGCATCGCGGGCCTGACGGCGGCGTGGATTCTCGGCCCGCGGATGGACCGCTACGACGACGACGACGGGTCGGTCAACGTCATTCCCGGTCACTCGGTGACGTTCGCAGTCCTCGGGACGCTCATCCTCTGTTTCGGCTGGTACGGCTTCAACGTCGGCACGGCCGCGAGCGTCTTCGTCGTCGAGAACGGCGAACTCGCGCTTGCCGCATTCGCCGACACGGTGGGCCGCGTCGCGCTGACGACCACGCTCGGCATGGCCGCGGGCGCAATCGGGGCCTCGACGGTCTCGCTTATCAAGACCGAGAAAGTTGACACGCTCTACGTCGCCAAC
This genomic stretch from Halorussus pelagicus harbors:
- a CDS encoding ammonium transporter; this encodes MQVDPNPIASGVNHVWVLTVTFLIFFMHAGFAMLEAGQVRSKNVANQLTKNMLTWSVGVLVYFLIGAGISSVVGGSADPFAYVSGGSDSWIGWLFGAVFAMTAATIVSGAVAGRAKLRAYVTYTVLLSAVIYPVVTGVTWAGGFLTEIGPGFQDFAGGMIVHGMGGIAGLTAAWILGPRMDRYDDDDGSVNVIPGHSVTFAVLGTLILCFGWYGFNVGTAASVFVVENGELALAAFADTVGRVALTTTLGMAAGAIGASTVSLIKTEKVDTLYVANGMLAGLVGITSNTNAITWTGALVVGLLAGGQLPVVFEFVERKLKIDDVCAVFPVHGSAGVLGALAFPFFAVPGYEVSFVAQAAGVGVIALWTVAATGFVFGILKLLGQARVSSEHEREGLDITEHGVDTYPEFGGPDVEGTAVRADGSGLRADGAGDLPNAGGIKMVTAVVRPDRLGDVKTALAQVGAPSLTVTNVSGRGSQPAKTGQWRGEEYTVDLHQKVKIECVVADVPADEVVEAIREAADTGEPGDGKIFIIPVEDACQVRTGVRGTEAV